In Anaerolineales bacterium, one DNA window encodes the following:
- a CDS encoding Ig-like domain-containing protein yields MKRRFTPWKVSFFLCALAWITAGCGQTAAQGGTFAWIDVPVNDLTFPLGQEIRIEGHASDPTGVSRVEIWVNQELTWTVEDLPSSGDFVRFSQTWTPPEEGDYFILAAASGNGGESSTPASVIVHVGRLPAVALVTEESIEAPDPATPTPEPALPETVVQFWADPPQIEADSCTLLRWQVENAEKVVLGSSEVSKQGSYEVCLCESTSYSLTVTGLDGIAEEFKVSIPVSGICAPPTVEIDESPPPAPALLKPLDGSDLDPVADTILRWNAVSDESGIAQYQVQVQRHSGDYNWTAAPGNPWTGLGETQLLLNVEYGYTYRWRVRAVDGAGNTGPWSGWFTFVVPLT; encoded by the coding sequence ATGAAACGACGTTTTACGCCATGGAAGGTCAGCTTCTTCCTTTGCGCTCTTGCGTGGATAACCGCGGGATGCGGGCAGACCGCAGCCCAAGGTGGGACGTTTGCCTGGATCGACGTTCCTGTGAACGATTTGACGTTTCCGCTGGGACAGGAGATCCGGATCGAAGGGCATGCGTCCGATCCCACCGGCGTATCCCGCGTGGAGATCTGGGTCAACCAAGAATTAACCTGGACGGTGGAAGATCTTCCCTCCAGTGGAGATTTTGTGAGGTTCTCACAAACCTGGACCCCGCCGGAGGAAGGGGATTACTTCATCCTCGCTGCGGCCTCCGGGAACGGAGGCGAAAGCAGCACACCTGCTTCCGTTATCGTCCACGTCGGGCGGCTGCCCGCCGTCGCGCTCGTGACGGAAGAATCGATCGAGGCGCCGGATCCAGCCACGCCCACACCGGAACCCGCTCTGCCCGAAACGGTCGTGCAGTTCTGGGCCGATCCGCCGCAGATCGAAGCCGATTCCTGCACCCTGCTGCGCTGGCAGGTCGAAAACGCAGAAAAGGTCGTGCTGGGGAGCAGCGAGGTATCGAAACAGGGCAGTTATGAAGTGTGCTTATGCGAGAGTACCAGCTACAGCCTGACCGTCACCGGCCTCGACGGCATCGCAGAGGAATTCAAAGTGTCGATACCGGTGAGCGGCATCTGTGCCCCGCCGACGGTGGAAATCGATGAGAGCCCACCTCCGGCCCCGGCGCTGCTGAAACCACTCGATGGATCGGATCTCGACCCTGTCGCGGATACGATCCTGCGCTGGAACGCAGTCTCGGATGAAAGCGGGATTGCCCAGTATCAAGTTCAAGTCCAACGCCACAGCGGCGATTACAACTGGACCGCCGCGCCCGGGAATCCGTGGACGGGACTGGGCGAAACGCAGCTGCTGTTGAACGTCGAATATGGCTACACCTACCGCTGGCGCGTGCGGGCCGTCGACGGCGCGGGCAACACCGGTCCTTGGTCCGGATGGTTCACGTTCGTGGTCCCCCTCACATAA